The following are from one region of the Cryptococcus deuterogattii R265 chromosome 8, complete sequence genome:
- a CDS encoding uncharacterized protein (genome sequence mistake): MPEPLPSFVAEEEAERSVSAHQSPSTSNPNPDPIPNHQIPPLKASPIPQPNSLGTTSSPSSIPSRPSHIPQFTTSRQVARSPYAGLRWTPETVDFSYPISNSDLTPTHTLHIRSTRNNVLLTLTDGLGPLFGTVTGGTDRTFKNAQRSTYEAAAQAAIKMFERVAEWSRETKMNKKHEPKLRISYNGLFGSAREAVTTTLAGPQGSDIRRLIVRVEDRTKVKIGGVRARKPRRL, from the coding sequence ATGCCTGAGccccttccatcttttgtagctgaagaggaagctgaaCGATCTGTATCCGCTCATCAAAGCCCATCTACGTCAAACCCTAATCCTGATCCTATTCCCAACCACCAAATCCCTCCACTAAAGGCTTCTCCCATACCACAACCCAATTCTTTAGGGACCACCTCGTCTCCGTCATCAATACCATCTCGTCCATCTCATATCCCCCAGTTCACGACTTCGCGCCAGGTTGCTCGATCACCTTATGCTGGTTTACGCTGGACACCAGAGACAGTCGACTTTTCATATCCCATATCAAACTCCGACCTTACTCCTACTCACACTCTTCACATCCGTTCCACCCGAAACAATGTTCTTCTCACCCTCACGGATGGTCTCGGTCCTTTATTCGGCACCGTGACTGGTGGTACAGATCGTACCTTCAAAAATGCCCAGCGATCGACTTATGAAGCTGCCGCTCAAGCAGCTATCAAGATGTTTGAGCGGGTTGCTGAGTGGTCAAGGGAGACAAAAATGAACAAAAAGCATGAGCCTAAATTGAGAATCTCTTACAATGGGTTGTTCGGATCGGCGAGAGAAGCTGTCACTACGACTTTGGCAGGTCCGCAAGGATCAGACATTCGGCGATTGATCGTCCGGGTCGAAGACCGAACGAAGGTGAAGATTGGAGGCgtgagggcaaggaagccAAGAAGATTGTAA
- a CDS encoding 50S small subunit ribosomal protein L31, producing the protein MFGAFKPTSFVSGGLLWKNPWRLSPTRKANQRKRLKRVDDVISMVAESGVTTRSLVKALALPTEAEMSPRDKYTTFSKRDPGYRKSQHKVPKWTRLTLRENPKGF; encoded by the exons ATGTTCGGAGCATTTAAACCTACATCCTTCGTTTCCGGAGGTCTTCTCTG GAAAAATCCCTGGCGTCTTTCTCCGACCCGGAAAGCTAACCAGCGCAAGCGCCTGAAGAGAGTCGATGATGTTATCTCCATGGTGGCTGAAAGCGGTGTGACGACACGTAGCCTGGTGAAGGCCTTGGCCTTGCCAACTGAAGCGGAAATGAGCCCAAGAG ACAAGTATACCACATTCTCAAAACGCGATCCCGGTTACAGAAAGAGTCAACATAAAGTGCCAAAGTGGACACGA TTGACGTTACGCGAGAACCCTAAGGGTTTCTAA